A genomic region of Lachnoclostridium edouardi contains the following coding sequences:
- the fabZ gene encoding 3-hydroxyacyl-ACP dehydratase FabZ, whose amino-acid sequence MLGIKEIEAIIPHRHPFLLIDCIEKVVPGVKATGYKAVTFHEPFFAGHFPQEPVMPGVLIVEALAQTGAVAILSMEENKGKVAYFGAINSAKFKKKVVPGDKLKLECEIIKQKGPVGIGKATATVDGKVAVAAELTFMIG is encoded by the coding sequence ATGTTAGGGATCAAAGAAATAGAGGCAATTATTCCTCACAGACATCCATTTTTACTTATTGATTGTATTGAGAAAGTAGTGCCGGGAGTAAAGGCCACAGGATATAAAGCAGTTACCTTCCACGAGCCATTTTTCGCAGGTCATTTTCCACAGGAGCCTGTGATGCCGGGAGTTCTTATTGTAGAAGCTTTGGCTCAGACTGGGGCTGTGGCAATTCTCAGCATGGAGGAAAATAAGGGGAAAGTAGCTTATTTTGGCGCAATTAACAGCGCGAAGTTTAAGAAAAAAGTGGTTCCCGGAGATAAATTAAAGCTGGAATGTGAAATTATTAAGCAGAAGGGACCTGTAGGCATCGGCAAGGCTACGGCAACTGTTGACGGAAAAGTGGCTGTGGCAGCAGAG
- the accB gene encoding acetyl-CoA carboxylase biotin carboxyl carrier protein → MEINDILKLIQAVSDNELTSFKLEEGNLKLAIKKQQETPQILNVTAEAAGIPVAAIPSQISAATAVSKTAVSEAEPIVSSDKVITSPLVGTFYNASAPGAEPFVKEGDTVKKGQVLGIIEAMKLMNEIESEYDGVVEAVLVNNEDVVEYGQALFRIR, encoded by the coding sequence ATGGAAATCAATGATATTTTAAAATTAATCCAGGCAGTTTCTGATAATGAATTAACCAGCTTTAAGCTGGAGGAGGGAAACTTAAAGCTTGCGATTAAGAAACAGCAGGAGACTCCTCAGATTTTAAACGTAACAGCAGAGGCGGCAGGCATTCCTGTTGCGGCGATCCCTTCTCAGATTTCGGCGGCAACCGCAGTTTCAAAGACAGCCGTGTCTGAAGCAGAACCGATAGTTTCATCTGACAAGGTGATTACATCTCCTCTTGTAGGTACATTTTATAATGCGTCTGCACCTGGGGCAGAGCCTTTTGTAAAAGAAGGCGACACAGTGAAAAAAGGCCAGGTGCTAGGAATTATTGAAGCTATGAAGCTGATGAACGAGATTGAAAGCGAATATGACGGCGTAGTAGAAGCAGTTCTTGTTAACAATGAGGACGTGGTGGAATATGGCCAGGCGCTGTTCAGAATCCGTTAG